A genomic window from Qipengyuania oceanensis includes:
- the pstB gene encoding phosphate ABC transporter ATP-binding protein PstB gives MKARDVSVYYGDKKAIDEVSIDIPTKYVTAFIGPSGCGKSTFLRTLNRMNDTIPSARVEGEIMLDGEDIYRSKMDVVQLRARVGMVFQKPNPFPKSIYDNIAYGPKIHGLAEGKDDLDAIVESSLKRAGLWNEVKDRLQDSGTALSGGQQQRLCIARAIAVDPEVILMDEPCSALDPIATAKIEELIDELNGRFAIVIVTHSMQQAARVSQRTAFFHLGKMVEYGRTTDIFTNPLEKRTQDYITGRYG, from the coding sequence ATTCCGACGAAATACGTGACCGCCTTCATCGGCCCCTCGGGTTGCGGCAAGTCGACCTTCCTGCGTACGCTCAACCGCATGAACGACACGATCCCCTCGGCACGGGTCGAAGGGGAGATCATGCTCGACGGCGAGGATATCTATCGCTCGAAGATGGATGTCGTGCAGCTCAGGGCACGGGTCGGCATGGTTTTCCAGAAGCCCAATCCCTTCCCCAAGTCGATCTACGACAACATCGCCTACGGTCCCAAAATCCACGGGCTGGCCGAGGGCAAGGACGATCTCGATGCCATCGTCGAAAGCTCGCTGAAACGGGCGGGCCTGTGGAACGAGGTCAAAGACCGCTTGCAGGACAGTGGCACGGCCCTCTCGGGCGGCCAGCAGCAGCGCCTGTGCATCGCTCGCGCCATCGCGGTCGATCCCGAAGTCATCCTGATGGACGAACCGTGCTCGGCACTGGACCCGATCGCCACGGCGAAGATCGAGGAACTGATCGACGAGCTCAACGGCCGGTTCGCGATCGTGATCGTCACTCACTCGATGCAGCAGGCCGCGCGCGTCAGCCAGAGAACGGCCTTCTTCCACCTCGGCAAGATGGTTGAATATGGTCGCACAACGGACATATTCACAAATCCGCTCGAAAAACGGACGCAGGATTACATCACAGGCCGGTACGGATAG
- the phoU gene encoding phosphate signaling complex protein PhoU — MQEHTVKAFDEDITKLRGLIAEMGGLAEVALHQAMEALVKGDDDLSELVVKGDKKIDALESEIDKLAVRIIALRAPMADDLREVIAALKIAGVVERIGDYSKNIAKASREIGQRKHFEPLTLLPAMADVAGDMVHEVLTAYAARDPILAREVIKTDEKVDAFYDSIFRNVVTHMVENPATISSAAQLLFVARNIERIGDHATNVAEMVHFAATGNYPADEED; from the coding sequence ATGCAGGAACACACGGTCAAGGCCTTCGACGAGGACATCACGAAGCTGCGCGGCCTGATTGCCGAGATGGGCGGACTTGCCGAAGTGGCGCTCCACCAGGCGATGGAAGCCCTTGTCAAAGGCGACGACGATTTGTCCGAACTGGTCGTCAAGGGCGACAAGAAGATCGACGCGCTGGAAAGCGAGATCGACAAGCTGGCCGTGCGTATCATCGCACTGCGTGCGCCGATGGCGGACGATCTGCGCGAAGTCATCGCCGCCCTCAAGATCGCCGGCGTCGTCGAACGCATCGGCGATTATTCCAAGAACATCGCAAAGGCGAGCCGCGAGATCGGACAGCGCAAGCATTTCGAGCCGCTCACACTTCTCCCGGCAATGGCGGACGTCGCGGGCGACATGGTCCACGAGGTGCTCACCGCCTATGCGGCGCGCGACCCGATCCTGGCCCGCGAAGTCATCAAGACCGACGAGAAGGTCGATGCCTTCTACGATTCGATCTTCCGCAACGTGGTGACCCACATGGTCGAGAACCCGGCGACGATTTCCAGCGCAGCCCAGTTGCTGTTCGTCGCGCGCAACATCGAACGGATCGGCGATCACGCGACCAATGTCGCGGAGATGGTCCACTTTGCCGCGACCGGCAACTACCCAGCCGACGAGGAAGACTGA